In Desulfobaccales bacterium, one DNA window encodes the following:
- a CDS encoding SurA N-terminal domain-containing protein has protein sequence MRGKSALRGIVCGALIVAAAAWAGGAAAEVVDRIVAVVNDEVISQSELEMMIKSLHFRPGMEAKAKDKAFQREILEALIDQKLANAEAKRRGLSVTDKELETALEDFKRQNRIKDDAALQEALGKAHMTLNELKERIRGQILQDRLMAVVLGPNLPPVTESEVRRIYETEVPKEKGTRVHLKILSLPAGAEARKKAEELVKEHKQGVDLEALSRRHGLPLQDLGAIAEDDLNPQLAGFLRKLQPREVGVVETPQGLQLVELVSRKTGTETRSYEEMAPRIRQALQRQEMGKRFGEYLKTLRQKAHIKIML, from the coding sequence ATGAGAGGCAAATCGGCCCTGAGGGGCATCGTGTGCGGGGCGCTCATTGTGGCGGCGGCGGCCTGGGCAGGTGGGGCGGCGGCGGAGGTGGTGGACCGCATCGTGGCGGTGGTCAACGATGAGGTCATCAGCCAGTCCGAGCTGGAGATGATGATCAAAAGCCTGCATTTCCGGCCCGGCATGGAGGCCAAAGCCAAGGACAAGGCCTTTCAGCGGGAGATTCTGGAGGCCCTCATCGACCAGAAACTGGCCAACGCCGAGGCCAAGCGGCGGGGCTTGAGCGTCACTGACAAGGAGCTGGAGACGGCCCTGGAGGACTTCAAGCGCCAGAACCGCATCAAAGATGACGCCGCGCTGCAGGAAGCTTTGGGCAAGGCCCATATGACCCTGAACGAACTGAAGGAGAGGATTCGGGGCCAAATCCTGCAAGACCGCCTCATGGCCGTGGTTTTGGGCCCCAATCTGCCGCCGGTGACGGAAAGCGAGGTGCGCCGCATCTATGAGACTGAGGTCCCCAAAGAAAAGGGCACCCGGGTCCATCTGAAGATATTGAGCCTGCCCGCCGGGGCGGAGGCCCGGAAAAAGGCCGAGGAACTCGTCAAGGAGCACAAGCAGGGGGTCGATCTGGAGGCCTTGAGCCGGCGCCATGGCCTGCCTTTGCAGGACCTGGGGGCCATTGCCGAGGATGATCTTAACCCCCAACTGGCCGGGTTTCTCCGGAAATTGCAGCCCCGGGAAGTGGGGGTGGTGGAAACCCCTCAGGGCCTCCAGTTGGTGGAGCTGGTGAGCCGCAAGACTGGCACCGAGACCCGCAGCTATGAAGAGATGGCTCCCCGCATCCGCCAGGCCCTGCAACGCCAGGAAATGGGCAAACGCTTCGGCGAGTACCTCAAGACGCTGCGCCAGAAGGCCCACATCAAGATTATGCTGTAA
- the asnS gene encoding asparagine--tRNA ligase, which translates to MASLSGLPVATVADLAAHVGREVLLRGWVYHLRSSGKVRFLVLRDGTGLAQAVLVKGQMPEADFAAFDDLTLESSLEITGRVKADARAPGGYELEATGLKPLHIAEPFPIQPKEHGVGFLLDHRHLWLRSPRQQAILRIRDEVSRACRDFFHARGFVLVDTPILTPTACEGTTTLFATQYLDRGTAYLSQSGQLYLEAAAMALGKVYCFGPTFRAEKSKTRRHLMEFWMVEAEAAFYTLEDILELAEDLVVYLVGRVLAERGRELEVLERDPAPLAAVAKPFPRLRYTEVLSRLAAAGSELPFGEDLGGDEETLVSRMFDRPVMITHYPLSCKAFYMEADAADPRLALCVDMLAPEGYGEIIGGSQRVADLEVLKQRLREHHLPEEAFAWYLDLRRYGSVPHAGFGMGLERVVAWLCGLRHVREAIPFPRLLDRLYP; encoded by the coding sequence ATGGCATCCCTGAGCGGTTTGCCGGTGGCCACCGTGGCCGATCTGGCCGCCCACGTGGGCCGGGAAGTGCTCCTCCGGGGCTGGGTCTATCACCTGCGCTCCAGCGGCAAAGTGCGCTTCCTGGTGCTCCGGGACGGCACCGGCCTGGCCCAGGCAGTGCTGGTGAAGGGGCAGATGCCCGAGGCGGATTTTGCCGCCTTTGACGACCTCACCCTGGAGTCCTCCCTGGAGATCACCGGCCGGGTGAAGGCCGACGCCCGGGCTCCGGGCGGCTATGAGCTGGAGGCCACCGGCCTTAAGCCCCTCCACATCGCCGAGCCCTTCCCTATCCAGCCCAAGGAGCATGGGGTGGGGTTTCTTTTGGACCACCGCCACTTGTGGCTGCGCTCCCCCCGGCAGCAGGCCATCCTGCGAATCCGGGATGAAGTCTCCCGGGCCTGCCGGGACTTCTTCCATGCGCGGGGCTTTGTACTGGTGGACACCCCCATCCTCACCCCCACCGCCTGTGAAGGCACCACCACGCTCTTTGCCACCCAGTATCTGGACAGGGGCACCGCCTATCTCTCCCAGAGCGGCCAACTGTACTTGGAGGCTGCGGCCATGGCCCTGGGAAAGGTGTATTGCTTCGGGCCCACCTTCCGGGCGGAGAAGTCCAAGACCCGGCGCCATCTCATGGAGTTCTGGATGGTGGAGGCGGAGGCCGCCTTTTATACCTTGGAGGATATTCTGGAGCTGGCCGAAGACCTGGTGGTGTATCTGGTGGGCCGGGTGCTGGCGGAGAGAGGCCGGGAGCTGGAAGTCCTGGAGCGGGACCCGGCCCCCCTGGCGGCGGTGGCCAAGCCCTTTCCCCGGCTCCGCTACACCGAGGTGCTCAGCCGGCTGGCGGCGGCCGGGTCGGAGCTCCCCTTCGGGGAGGACCTGGGGGGTGATGAGGAGACTCTGGTCTCCCGGATGTTTGACCGGCCGGTGATGATCACCCATTACCCCTTGAGCTGCAAGGCCTTTTACATGGAGGCGGATGCCGCCGACCCCCGTCTGGCCTTGTGTGTGGACATGCTGGCCCCGGAGGGCTACGGCGAGATCATCGGCGGGTCCCAGCGGGTGGCGGACCTGGAGGTCCTGAAACAACGGCTCCGGGAACATCACCTGCCCGAGGAGGCCTTTGCCTGGTATCTGGACCTCAGGCGCTACGGCAGCGTGCCCCACGCCGGCTTCGGCATGGGCTTGGAAAGGGTGGTGGCCTGGCTCTGTGGCCTCAGGCATGTGCGGGAGGCCATTCCCTTCCCCCGGCTGCTGGACCGTCTGTATCCCTGA
- a CDS encoding YfcE family phosphodiesterase gives MRVAVISDSHGNTRAMERLAALLHGKGISLVLHLGDDYRDLAFLTSRGLEVIGVPGVYCPEYADARIPNRRLVELAGVKLFLTHTDSRHRHDRPGDPDPQEAAWEADLILYGHTHVPALEERESGFWLNPGHLKAPVDRGQPATYALLTLNGREAEVEIRRLEDDGLVLHRKLSLPA, from the coding sequence ATGCGGGTAGCGGTGATCAGCGACAGTCACGGCAATACCCGGGCCATGGAGAGACTGGCAGCTCTTCTGCACGGCAAAGGCATCTCCCTGGTTCTGCATTTGGGGGACGACTATCGTGATCTTGCCTTCCTCACCTCCCGGGGTCTTGAGGTGATCGGGGTGCCGGGGGTTTACTGCCCGGAATATGCCGATGCCCGCATTCCCAACCGCCGGCTGGTGGAGCTGGCCGGGGTGAAACTCTTCCTCACCCACACCGACAGTCGGCACCGCCACGACCGGCCCGGGGATCCGGACCCCCAGGAGGCGGCCTGGGAGGCGGACCTCATCCTCTACGGCCACACCCATGTGCCGGCCCTGGAGGAGCGGGAGAGCGGCTTCTGGCTCAACCCCGGGCATCTCAAGGCCCCCGTGGACCGGGGGCAGCCCGCCACCTATGCCCTGCTCACCCTGAACGGCCGGGAAGCGGAGGTGGAGATCCGCCGGCTCGAGGACGACGGTCTGGTGCTCCACCGGAAACTCTCCCTCCCGGCCTGA